From Spirosoma aerolatum, one genomic window encodes:
- a CDS encoding SusC/RagA family TonB-linked outer membrane protein, with amino-acid sequence MRNFYRVISWSALLIMLPGYLLAQAQRITGRVTSAQDGQTLPGVNVVVKGTTTGATTDANGNYSITIPGPNAVLVLTSIGLNSQEVPVNNRTVVNVVMQEAINELTQVVVTGYNTTQRKDITGSIASITSDKFKDIPINSLDQALQGQAAGVLVTQSSGTPGGGLSVRVRGNTSISASNRPLYIVDGVQIQAGALTTGYGGQNDNALALLNPNDIESFQILKDASAKAIYGSRAANGVVLITTKRGKANQKTTITADAQRGFTEIIKRPNLLNSSQLLDLQREAVINAGQDPDKLGLIKGVTDGINTNWLDMVLRKGIYQQYQVSAQGGNERTRFYLSGNYRDEEGVLINNRFSRMSGTMTIDHNATDKLSFGSNITVARAVNNRVAGDNFLDGVYSGATRSLPYYSPYNEQGQLYGPGDPNYPDFPNFNPVGEALLPRQQVLTTKMLGGVYVAYQFLQNLRFQSKASIDYNSIIENLYFPRSTATGGYSASLGQQGYGEYNTSLAATFTSSNTLSYNTLINERHRISALGGIEIIKRTNRASSVNGEYFPSDDFTYISSAGVVNQGSSSLVNSGLFSGLGEVKYDYKDKYLVSATGRYDGSSRFGPNRKFGFFPSGSLGWRISEESFMEQFSFLSDLKLRGSYGFTGNEQIGNFLYLGTWAATTYSGSSGLGPAGLANPDLQWERTREANVGLDASFFNGRLNVTFDAYSNLTDKLLFSQPIPLTSGFGSVQGNIGKISNKGLELTISTVNIDKKGLRWNTDLNISTNQNKVVELATDEPLFAGYQGNGVAATNVVLPGQPLGTFWGLKFLGVDSGTGDAIYQDKNGDGRITPDDGQVIGNAQPKFFGGLTNRLSYKGFDLSVFFQFSYGNHVLNMTKQSSVNTGSSLAFNQSVDALKRWQKEGDITSVPRYVYENTYNNYLSSRFLEDGSYLRLKNVTLGYNLPKKWVGYVKLSGVRVFASATNIWTYTKYSGSDPELSTLDGSTTAQGIDLNTLPQVKNISGGVTVTF; translated from the coding sequence ATGAGAAATTTTTATCGTGTTATTAGCTGGTCGGCTTTGCTGATCATGCTGCCGGGCTATCTGCTGGCCCAGGCTCAGCGTATAACAGGGAGAGTAACTTCAGCACAGGATGGACAAACGTTGCCCGGAGTGAACGTAGTTGTGAAAGGAACCACAACGGGAGCCACAACCGATGCCAACGGGAATTACAGCATTACGATTCCCGGTCCGAATGCCGTTTTGGTGCTGACATCCATTGGCTTAAACTCACAGGAAGTCCCGGTAAATAATCGAACGGTTGTCAACGTTGTCATGCAGGAAGCTATTAACGAGCTCACTCAGGTCGTTGTGACCGGTTATAACACGACGCAACGGAAAGATATCACCGGCTCCATTGCCTCAATTACGTCCGATAAGTTTAAAGATATTCCAATTAATAGCCTCGATCAGGCATTACAAGGCCAGGCTGCGGGTGTGCTGGTAACGCAATCGTCCGGTACACCGGGTGGAGGGCTTTCTGTTCGGGTTCGGGGGAACACTTCTATTTCGGCCTCTAACCGTCCCTTGTATATTGTTGATGGGGTGCAGATTCAGGCGGGGGCTTTAACAACGGGCTATGGGGGTCAGAACGACAATGCCCTGGCTTTACTTAATCCGAATGACATTGAATCCTTTCAGATTCTGAAAGATGCTTCGGCTAAAGCTATTTATGGTTCACGAGCCGCCAATGGTGTTGTGCTGATCACGACAAAACGGGGAAAGGCGAATCAGAAAACAACGATTACAGCGGATGCGCAACGGGGCTTTACCGAAATCATCAAGCGGCCTAATCTGCTGAATTCATCACAGTTGCTGGATTTACAACGAGAAGCCGTGATTAATGCAGGTCAGGACCCCGACAAGTTGGGCCTGATTAAAGGGGTAACAGACGGTATCAATACAAACTGGCTGGATATGGTGTTGCGGAAAGGTATTTACCAGCAGTACCAGGTATCGGCTCAGGGTGGTAACGAACGTACGCGGTTTTACCTGAGTGGTAACTATCGCGATGAAGAAGGAGTACTGATCAATAACCGATTCTCCCGGATGAGCGGTACAATGACCATTGATCATAATGCAACCGATAAATTATCCTTTGGCAGTAATATCACCGTAGCCCGAGCCGTAAACAACCGGGTGGCTGGCGATAACTTTCTGGATGGTGTGTATTCGGGAGCAACGCGCAGCCTGCCCTATTATTCACCCTACAACGAACAGGGACAACTCTATGGACCAGGTGATCCCAATTACCCAGACTTTCCAAACTTCAATCCGGTTGGAGAGGCACTCTTACCCCGCCAGCAGGTACTAACAACCAAAATGCTGGGTGGGGTATACGTAGCGTATCAATTTCTGCAGAACCTACGCTTTCAATCGAAAGCCAGTATTGACTACAACAGCATCATTGAGAACTTATACTTTCCCCGATCAACCGCTACAGGGGGATATAGTGCCAGTCTGGGACAGCAGGGGTATGGCGAGTATAATACGAGTTTAGCCGCTACGTTTACAAGCTCTAACACGTTGTCGTACAATACGCTGATCAATGAAAGGCACCGAATTAGCGCACTGGGTGGTATCGAAATCATTAAACGAACCAACCGCGCCAGTTCGGTGAATGGTGAATATTTCCCAAGCGACGATTTTACATATATCTCGTCGGCCGGGGTGGTTAACCAGGGGAGCTCTTCACTGGTTAACAGCGGTTTATTCTCGGGCTTAGGCGAAGTTAAATACGATTATAAAGACAAATATCTGGTATCTGCAACGGGCCGATACGATGGCTCATCGCGGTTTGGCCCCAACCGGAAATTTGGTTTCTTCCCATCGGGATCGTTGGGCTGGCGTATCTCCGAGGAATCATTCATGGAACAATTTAGCTTTCTGAGTGACCTGAAACTGAGAGGGAGTTATGGATTTACGGGGAACGAACAGATTGGTAACTTTCTGTATCTGGGAACCTGGGCAGCTACTACTTACAGTGGTTCGTCCGGGCTTGGACCAGCAGGACTTGCCAACCCCGACCTGCAATGGGAGCGCACACGGGAGGCTAATGTTGGTTTAGATGCGTCGTTCTTTAACGGACGCTTAAATGTTACATTTGATGCTTATAGCAACCTCACGGATAAACTCTTGTTCAGTCAGCCGATTCCGTTGACTTCAGGCTTTGGTTCGGTGCAGGGGAACATTGGAAAAATAAGCAACAAGGGGCTGGAGTTGACCATCAGCACGGTTAACATTGATAAGAAAGGCCTTCGTTGGAATACAGATCTGAATATTTCGACTAACCAGAATAAAGTAGTTGAGTTAGCCACAGATGAACCTTTATTTGCTGGCTATCAGGGAAATGGCGTTGCGGCTACTAACGTTGTTTTGCCAGGGCAACCGCTCGGCACGTTCTGGGGACTGAAATTTTTAGGCGTTGATTCGGGTACAGGCGATGCTATTTACCAGGATAAAAATGGGGATGGGCGGATCACACCCGACGATGGGCAGGTAATTGGCAATGCACAACCTAAATTTTTTGGCGGCCTTACCAACCGACTGTCCTATAAAGGATTCGATCTGAGTGTTTTCTTTCAGTTTTCCTATGGCAATCATGTGTTGAATATGACCAAACAATCGTCAGTCAATACAGGCTCATCGCTTGCTTTTAATCAGAGTGTCGACGCGCTGAAGCGGTGGCAGAAAGAAGGTGATATTACGAGCGTTCCACGCTATGTATATGAGAACACCTATAACAATTATCTCAGCAGCCGTTTTCTGGAAGATGGTTCTTATCTGCGTCTGAAAAATGTGACGCTCGGCTATAACCTGCCTAAAAAATGGGTTGGTTACGTGAAATTGTCGGGTGTTCGGGTCTTTGCTTCGGCTACCAATATCTGGACGTATACAAAATATTCAGGATCAGACCCGGAACTAAGTACACTGGATGGCTCGACAACCGCTCAGGGTATTGACTTAAATACGCTGCCGCAGGTTAAAAACATATCCGGTGGCGTAACAGTGACGTTTTAA
- a CDS encoding RagB/SusD family nutrient uptake outer membrane protein: MKSYITCFILTIVLLSSCQDVLEPTPYDLQIDELTLKRAADVPLVRIGLYSSFRAMTSSIVIAGDFTADHIKHNGTFASYQEFGTKQITATNSDVTTFWGAIYGCVYVANFILERLPTVTGVTDDARKQLTAEAKFLRGLANFYGVYTFGDIPLVTTTDQTTNRNISRTAKATVLAAVLADYQAALADLPDDSSTGVAYLSKRVVQAALARFYLYQKNYAQAENYASLVINSGKFSLVPDYNTIVKQNFTAESIFEVGYTQNDDPATLNTLFVTRREVIPSDQVVINLNSLESGTRVATISFDATKQQGNDNGWTVRKYGTAIENNANIVVFRLAEMYLIRAEARAQQNKLTGTTGAVSDINVLRTRAKGTAVTATAQADILLTIERERQYELAFEGHRWYDLVRTGRAQAVMSAFSPNWNSRYELWPIPQSEILRNPGLQGAQNPGY, translated from the coding sequence ATGAAGTCTTACATAACTTGTTTCATACTGACAATTGTCCTGCTGAGTTCCTGCCAGGATGTGCTGGAACCCACACCGTACGATTTGCAGATCGATGAATTAACCCTGAAGCGGGCCGCCGATGTGCCACTGGTACGGATCGGTTTATATAGTTCGTTCCGGGCAATGACTTCCTCGATTGTCATTGCGGGTGACTTCACGGCCGATCATATCAAGCATAACGGCACATTCGCTTCCTATCAGGAATTTGGTACGAAACAGATTACAGCTACCAACTCCGATGTCACTACATTTTGGGGCGCTATTTATGGGTGCGTGTATGTCGCCAATTTTATTCTGGAACGGCTGCCTACTGTGACGGGTGTAACGGATGATGCCAGAAAACAGTTGACTGCCGAAGCCAAGTTTCTGCGGGGACTGGCGAATTTTTACGGTGTCTACACCTTTGGCGATATTCCACTGGTAACGACTACCGACCAGACAACGAACCGAAATATCAGCCGGACGGCTAAAGCTACGGTTCTGGCAGCAGTTTTGGCTGATTATCAGGCTGCCCTGGCCGATTTGCCCGACGACTCATCGACGGGAGTGGCTTATTTGTCGAAGCGGGTAGTACAGGCGGCATTGGCCCGGTTTTATCTGTATCAGAAAAACTACGCCCAGGCAGAAAACTATGCATCGCTGGTGATTAACTCGGGTAAGTTCTCGCTGGTGCCCGATTACAATACCATCGTCAAACAGAACTTTACGGCTGAATCCATCTTCGAAGTGGGATATACGCAAAATGATGATCCGGCTACCCTAAATACCTTATTTGTTACCCGTCGGGAAGTGATTCCATCGGATCAGGTAGTAATTAATCTCAACTCCTTAGAATCAGGCACTCGTGTGGCAACGATTTCCTTCGACGCGACAAAACAGCAGGGGAATGACAATGGCTGGACGGTTCGAAAGTATGGCACAGCTATCGAGAACAACGCCAATATTGTGGTGTTCCGCCTGGCAGAAATGTACCTGATCCGGGCTGAAGCGCGGGCTCAGCAGAATAAGCTAACCGGTACGACAGGTGCCGTTTCAGATATCAATGTGTTGCGTACGCGGGCCAAGGGCACTGCTGTAACAGCCACGGCACAAGCTGATATTCTGCTGACTATAGAGCGGGAGCGTCAGTATGAACTGGCATTCGAGGGGCACCGCTGGTACGATCTGGTTCGGACGGGACGGGCACAGGCTGTGATGTCGGCTTTCTCGCCCAACTGGAATAGTCGATATGAATTATGGCCTATACCACAATCGGAAATTTTACGTAACCCCGGCCTACAGGGAGCCCAGAATCCAGGGTATTAA
- a CDS encoding M43 family zinc metalloprotease produces MFRFILSLTLLGLFATSLRAQAPEKCGTMYMDSVRRAKNPQLGSLADFERELQLKMIALKKQMANNRTAAATVITIPVIVHVVHNGETVGTGRNISQAQVQSQLAVLNEDYRRKAGTRGFNDNPVGADIEIEFCLAAVNPQGQPMAEPGIDRYNGNRTTWDQASIEGVLKPSTYWNPDKYYNIWVLDLNEPSVNGQLLGYAQFPSQSNLPGIPTDSPASTDGVVIYYKAFGSADKGTFPVLQSPYNLGRTLTHETGHFLGLRHIWGDAVCGDDFCADTPPQASASNGCQVGRVSCGSTNMVQNYMDYSNDACSNIFTLNQKDRIRAVMALSPRRLSLLSSNVCGTQVAARPKSNFRVDNQQVLLGGQLKFTDLSENFPTSWLWTFEGGTPSTSTDQNPTVTYTQPGKFKVTLVTTNALGQSDPLVRTEYIEVLNSGLCSDITNFNGTPTILRETGGTGYVAGQNSHKSQAVSEFFANKLAYNNLSGATLKFGVAKAAKGAATESVVTVTVWNGRGFQGGPGAILGQKDVPLRDILNDVANNRATSVTFDKSLPLSGLPFHIGILLPYASGDTVALVTTRNGESLEATSWRLSQQGNWIRYADSLGLNVAHNIAGRVGQKPSVQVAASSIFIDPGQTVTLNARGASIFTWSGPGLNTTLGAQVVASPTQTTSYTVTGSGLDLCSTSAVVTVNVRTGTVTSTTPLAEQALQITPNPSDGQMMVSFSSPLRGALTLGVRNINGAELSHQNYQKTTDVFQQELDLRSSPGGVYFVEIRMGDEVFRKRILKQ; encoded by the coding sequence ATGTTTCGATTTATACTTAGCCTAACCTTACTGGGTTTATTCGCAACCAGCCTACGTGCTCAGGCCCCTGAGAAATGCGGAACCATGTATATGGATAGTGTTCGTCGGGCCAAAAATCCGCAACTGGGTTCGCTTGCCGATTTTGAACGGGAGTTGCAGTTGAAAATGATTGCGCTCAAAAAGCAAATGGCCAACAACCGGACGGCAGCCGCTACGGTGATTACGATTCCGGTTATTGTTCACGTAGTGCATAATGGCGAAACTGTTGGGACGGGTCGAAACATCAGTCAGGCGCAGGTGCAATCACAATTGGCCGTACTGAACGAAGATTACCGCCGGAAAGCCGGTACGCGTGGGTTTAATGACAATCCGGTGGGGGCCGATATTGAAATCGAATTTTGTCTGGCCGCTGTAAACCCTCAAGGGCAACCGATGGCTGAGCCAGGTATCGATCGGTACAACGGCAATCGAACCACCTGGGATCAGGCCAGTATCGAAGGTGTATTAAAGCCGAGTACTTACTGGAATCCAGATAAATACTACAACATCTGGGTACTTGATCTGAATGAGCCTTCCGTAAACGGGCAATTGTTGGGATATGCACAGTTCCCTAGTCAGTCGAACCTGCCCGGTATCCCGACCGATTCGCCAGCCAGTACGGATGGAGTTGTAATTTATTACAAAGCCTTCGGAAGTGCCGATAAAGGAACCTTCCCGGTACTTCAGTCGCCCTACAACCTGGGCCGTACCCTGACGCACGAAACAGGCCACTTCTTGGGCTTGCGGCACATTTGGGGCGATGCCGTTTGTGGCGACGACTTTTGCGCCGATACCCCGCCACAGGCTTCGGCCAGTAATGGCTGTCAGGTGGGTCGGGTAAGCTGTGGATCGACAAACATGGTGCAGAACTACATGGATTACTCCAACGATGCCTGCTCCAATATTTTCACGCTGAACCAGAAAGACCGGATTCGGGCGGTTATGGCCCTGAGCCCCCGGCGGTTGTCGCTGTTATCGTCCAACGTATGCGGTACGCAGGTGGCCGCCCGGCCAAAGTCTAATTTCAGGGTCGATAACCAGCAGGTTTTGTTGGGTGGACAGCTTAAGTTTACGGATTTATCGGAAAATTTTCCGACCTCGTGGTTATGGACCTTTGAAGGCGGTACGCCGTCCACATCAACTGACCAGAATCCGACGGTTACCTATACGCAGCCGGGTAAGTTTAAAGTAACACTCGTAACGACGAATGCGCTCGGTCAGTCGGACCCGCTGGTGCGTACCGAATACATCGAAGTACTGAATTCCGGGCTGTGTTCGGATATTACCAACTTCAACGGTACCCCTACCATACTCCGCGAAACGGGTGGAACGGGCTATGTAGCCGGGCAGAATAGTCACAAGAGCCAAGCCGTTTCGGAATTTTTTGCCAATAAGCTGGCTTACAATAACTTGTCAGGAGCTACGCTTAAATTTGGGGTTGCCAAGGCCGCCAAAGGAGCCGCTACCGAATCGGTCGTAACCGTAACCGTTTGGAATGGCCGTGGATTCCAGGGTGGGCCGGGGGCTATTCTGGGGCAGAAAGATGTTCCCTTGCGGGATATTCTGAACGATGTAGCGAATAACCGTGCTACCTCCGTAACTTTTGATAAGAGCCTTCCGTTGAGTGGCTTGCCTTTCCATATCGGTATTCTGCTTCCTTATGCATCGGGTGATACGGTTGCCTTGGTGACAACTAGAAATGGTGAATCGCTGGAAGCAACGTCGTGGCGGCTTAGCCAGCAGGGCAACTGGATTCGGTATGCCGATAGCCTAGGTTTGAACGTCGCACATAATATTGCCGGTCGGGTAGGGCAGAAGCCCTCGGTACAAGTGGCCGCTTCGTCCATCTTTATTGACCCCGGCCAGACCGTTACCCTGAACGCGCGTGGTGCCAGTATTTTCACCTGGAGTGGTCCCGGCCTCAACACAACGCTAGGTGCGCAGGTAGTGGCCAGCCCTACCCAAACCACGTCCTATACGGTTACGGGTTCGGGACTGGATTTGTGTAGCACAAGCGCCGTCGTGACCGTCAATGTCCGGACAGGTACCGTTACCTCGACAACCCCACTGGCTGAGCAGGCCCTACAGATTACGCCTAACCCCAGCGACGGCCAGATGATGGTATCATTCAGCAGCCCGCTGCGAGGAGCCTTGACGCTAGGCGTCCGAAACATAAATGGAGCCGAACTCAGCCACCAGAATTATCAGAAAACCACCGATGTCTTCCAGCAGGAACTTGACTTACGAAGTTCACCCGGCGGAGTTTACTTCGTCGAAATCAGGATGGGTGATGAGGTGTTCCGAAAACGAATTTTGAAGCAGTAA